One genomic segment of Stigmatopora argus isolate UIUO_Sarg chromosome 1, RoL_Sarg_1.0, whole genome shotgun sequence includes these proteins:
- the LOC144081158 gene encoding matrix remodeling-associated protein 8-like, whose protein sequence is MDISLILLPVLAVFFMPEAWGQQNSNSRLGVLADARNITLPVGSKAILQCHSPRMVWTRDRLKDRQRVVHWDVTRNTPKYSVERILDMSPGARQRIYNSFNKDRISIPGSAFKDGNFSLVINNVVQSDRGVYTCNLHHHYCQNQQSVQIQLNITKSANKEKRYWDGEKTIFVVLLGSSVVLPCVNRHPLWRDGLQEDQQQVAHWDFQPPGVRPDRADRLVDLYASGERRDYGPRFADKKMSVAEDAFTVGDFSLTILDLRPDDKGLYSCHLHHHYCGLHERRIFRLTVITSPLSTTVSATSFNEEPEPRIEEVESPHVVNVILPEHRSYFVQHLGYFLATLLLLAFIVIAVIVLTRRRQKQGLAYDLRRYDEGNVINEGESSLDCTELRTRNPEALNSDYKNNLLKERDFSKDCNKDFDGKTWK, encoded by the exons ATGGACATCAGTTTGATTCTGCTGCCAG TTCTTGCTGTGTTCTTCATGCCAGAAG CATGGGGTCAGCAGAATAGCAACAGCAGACTTGGGGTGTTGGCTGATGCCCGGAACATAACCCTCCCTGTAGGGAGTAAGGCTATCTTACAATGCCACAGCCCTCGCATGGTGTGGACAAGGGACAGACTAAAGGACCGTCAGAGGGTAGTGCACTGGGATGTGACACGCAACACTCCAAAATACTCTGTGGAACGAATCCTGGATATGTCTCCTGGAGCCCGTCAGAGGATCTACAATAGCTTCAACAAGGATCGCATTTCCATACCAGGTTCTGCGTTCAAAGATGGCAACTTCTCCCTTGTCATCAACA ATGTGGTCCAGAGTGACCGAGGCGTTTACACGTGTAATCTGCATCATCATTACTGCCAGAATCAGCAGTCTGTTCAGATTCAGCTCAACATAACCAAGTCAG CAAACAAGGAGAAGCGATACTGGGATGGAGAGAAGACTATTTTCGTGGTGTTGTTGGGCAGCTCAGTGGTATTGCCATGCGTCAACCGGCACCCCCTTTGGAGAGATGGTCTCCAAGAAGACCAGCAGCAAGTGGCTCATTGGGACTTTCAGCCTCCGGGCGTTCGCCCAGATCGAGCCGACCGCTTGGTGGACCTCTATGCTTCAGGAGAACGTCGAGATTACGGGCCACGCTTTGCCGACAAGAAGATGAGTGTGGCCGAGGATGCTTTTACAGTCGGTGACTTTTCACTGACCATTTTGGACTTGAGGCCAGATGATAAAGGCCTGTACTCCTGCCACCTGCACCACCACTATTGCGGCCTACACGAGAGACGCATCTTCAGACTCACCGTGATAACTTCACCACTTTCCACCACTGTGTCAGCGACCAGCTTCAATGAGGAACCTGAACCAA GGATTGAAGAAGTGGAGAGCCCTCACGTGGTGAACGTCATCCTACCCGAGCATCGAAGCTACTTTGTGCAGCATTTGGGCTATTTCCTGGCAACTTTACTGCTTTTGGCCTTCATCGTCATCGCGGTCATTGTGCTAACCCGACGCCGCCAAAAGCAAG GCCTGGCATACGACCTGCGGCGATACGACGA GGGAAATGTCATAAATGAGGGTGAAAGCTCACTGGACTGCACAGAGCTTAGGACCCGCAACCCAGAGGCGCTCAATTCAG ATTACAAAAATAATCTTCTGAAAGAGAGAGACTTCAGCAAAGACTGCAACAAGG ACTTTGATGGCAAGACATGGAAGTGA
- the aurkaip1 gene encoding small ribosomal subunit protein mS38 has protein sequence MFTLKLLPRLRLLYKPTFFHGDILSGCVRPAVPTHSTPCSEASRQYSTSADNRYPPRRVQLEPELDEVLVPRKLSVSPLETWLSLRYTLPPLPESAPPQQEHPDLLEEKVLPPMSSADFEGGDSPATPLSCKNVLEIRRRKMNHHKYKKLRKRTKFLRKRVLESRGKKKQKRFEDDLKRIWRRAGLKKAPEGWETPKIFIKQYGNKRN, from the exons ATGTTTACGTTGAAACTCCTCCCTCGTCTCCGTCTACTATACAAGCCAACTT TTTTCCATGGAGACATTCTAAGTGGATGTGTGCGGCCAGCAGTTCCCACTCATAGCACACCATGCAGTGAAGCATCTCGGCAGTACTCGACATCCGCAGACAACAGATATCCACCTCGAAGGGTCCAACTGGAGCCCGAGTTGGATGAGGTGCTTGTGCCACGTAAGCTGTCAGTAAGTCCTCTGGAGACCTGGCTTTCCCTGCGGTATACCCTTCCTCCCCTGCCGGAGTCGGCCCCGCCGCAACAGGAGCATCCTGACCTGCTAGAAGAGAAAGTGCTACCACCCATGAGCAGTGCTGATTTTGAGGGAGGGGATAGCCCGGCGACGCCTCTCAGTTGTAAAAATGTCCTGGAGATCCGGCGGCGCAAGATGAATCATCACAAATACAAGAAGCTGAGGAAACGTACTAAATTCTTGAGGAAGCGAGTGCTGGAAAGCCGAGGCAAGAAAAAGCAG AAACGTTTTGAGGATGACCTGAAAAGGATCTGGAGGCGGGCCGGGCTGAAGAAGGCTCCAGAGGGATGGGAGACACCCAAGATCTTCATTAAACAATACGGGAACAAGAGGAACTGA